The genome window gttgcttcaatgtatgtatccacataattttcctacctcataatgccatctattttgtgaagcgcaccagcccctcctgcagaaaagcacccccaccacatgatgctaccacccccataCTTCACGGTTGGGGTAGTGTTTttcggattgcaagcctcccccttttcctccaaacataacgatggtcattatggccaaacagttccatttttgtttcatcggacatttctccaaaaagtacgatctttgttcccacgtgcagttgcaaatcgtagtctggctttttatggcggttttggagcagtggcttcttccttgctgagcggcctttcaggttatgtcgatataggactagttttactgtggaaatagatacttttgtacctgttacctccagcatcttcacaaggtcctttgctgttgttctgggttgatttgcacttttcgcaccaaagtacgttcatctctgggagacaTAATGCgtccccttcctgagcggtatgacggctgcgtggtcccatggtgtttatacttgcgtactattgtttgtacagatgaacatggtagcTTCAGGAATTTGGATATTgcgcccaaggatgaaccagacttgtggaggtctccaattttctttctgaagtcttagctgatttatttagattttcccatgatgtcaagcaaagaggcactgagtttgaaggtaggccttgaaatacatctacaggtacacctccagttgactcaaatgatgtcaattagcctatcagaagcttctaaagccatgacatcattttctggaattttccaagttgttcaaaggcacagtcaacttagtgtatgtaaacttctaactcactggaattgtgatacagtgaattataagtgaaataatctgtctgtaaacaaatgttggaaaaattacttgtgtcatgcacaaagtagatgtcctaaccgacttgccaaaactatagtttgttaacaagaaatttgtggagtggttgaaaaaaacgagttttaatgactccaacctaaaattatgtaaacgtccaacttcaactatctacatatatataaataaataaaaatctatgtCCTGGATATATAAAGAGACATGTGACAAAGAAGTCCAAACCCATCATACTTTTTATTTGGAAGAGTCAGATAAAACAGGCAATATGAAGAAATATTCCATGAAGATTATTTTCAAAAGGCTTTCTTTTTCTTAAATTCAGAGGATGCAAAAAAAGAGAATAGTAACGATATAGGCCTAACAATTATAATAAGGTCACTGTAATCGAGGGTAGCTCTTGCAGAGTTCATGGTCCCTAATGTCCCCCCAACCGCCGTTCTTCACGTGGGGCGCCACCCCCCCTGCCCCGTTAGCCGGAAGTCTCTTAGTAATCAGCAGGTTCTTGGGGAACAGCTGATTGCTGCCGCTCTGTAGGATGGTATCTATCTTGGACTTTTGGCTGGATGGCATGCACACAGACTTCTTGTGGTGCATCCCGCAGTCCCCAGCGTGGAAGACCCGGGGCGCCTCGCTCACCATGACCTTCCAGTAGGAGGGTAGGCAGGTTACGGTCAGGTGCTGCAGGGACCAGTCCCAGTTGTAGTCGTCATAGGTGCAGAAGGCGTCGGTGCATTGGATGAGTTTCTGGTAGGTCTCCCTGCTCATAGCCATGCCCATGTTGTGCTCGGTGGACTTCCAGGCTTTCACCTCCACCTTGTTGGCTTTACTGGGGTAGCTGATGTGGCCGTAGCTCCCCAGAGATAGGATGTCACAGTCGGGGCAATTCTCCCTCTTCAGGATCGACATCAGCTTGAGGAAGTGGAGGAAGTCAGGGGAGAGGAAGTGGTCCTCCTCGATGAGAAGCACCAGACCCCGGTGGTCCTTCAGGGCCCGGACCCTGTCCCACACAAAGTGCAGCTTCCACCACCAGTGGTGCTTGGTCTGGGAGAACTTGGCCTCGCGGTAGTGGCCGAACGAGTCGGGGTACTCTGCGTTGATGCAACCCAGCTTTAAGGCGTCTATCTTGGAAATGTCTCTGGGGCAGTCCCTGGGGTCGTGGCCCGGGAACTCCTGGGGGTACAGTTGGATGCTGAAGGGAAAGAAGATCTGGAGGACCTGGCAGAAGTCCACTGAGGCCACCACCTGGTTGATCTCAGGGGACCAGAAGTCGTGGCTGAAGATGAGCAGGATGCTCTCCACGCCCCTGGCCTTCCTCAGACTCTCCACCAGCAGCCTCAGGTAGTCAGGTCTGTTGTGCACCTGGACCACCACCACCAGATCGTCCTTCTTCCTCGCTGCCCTGAACTTCTCCTCATGTCTCACTGTCTGGTCAAAGTTGAGCTGGAACACAATGCCACGGTAGACCTGGGTGGTGTTGTCCACCTCTGGTTttaccacctcctctttctccagGTGCTTTTCAGGCTGGTTCTTCGGGTGTGTCTCGTTGACAGGTGCGATGGGTGGTACGTTAGGTATCCGGCTGACTTCAGGTGTGGCCTGCGGCTGTACCTGGCTACTGCTGCTTCTCCTCACCCCCTCAGCCTCTTTCAGGACCACCACCCCACTGCTCTTCTTCTGCTTCCCACTGGTCCAGAAGGCTAggccacacaccaccaccaccaatgtCAGTATCACCACCTGGAGATAAAATACAAATCATATCATATCCTGTGGCCAGTTTTGGACTCTATCCTGCCTGCTATTGCAGTTATTTTACTAATGTTGTCATTGGCGTCGTTATTTATATTATCTTTTTTGAAATACAGATACAATACAGTAAGATTATGTAACAGAGTTCATATGAGTTTACAGGAGTTAATAAGTTATTCAATCATTCAATTGATCCAGTGGGTCCGGCTCCTTCAACTGAACTAAATATGTCACAATATATGACATTTTATTGTCTATGActgttttcaaatacatttgtttCATTTGTTCCATTTAAAACATGCCCAGTACAGAAACATGCAGCACATACACATGACTTGGGACTCGTCGTGTATTGTACCTTCCTCTTGTAGACTCGGAATCTCATGACAGGCAGTCACCCCCCTTGGGAAGGGAGAGGAGTTGATTGTAGAGAAACTGAAAAAAGGCAGGTTTGCAATTTCTAATGGCACTGCTGTGCTTGGGGAAGGCAGGCAGGGAGTCTTGGTAGAAAACAGTTTAAACTTCTGTTGGTTGCTAACACTTGTTGCTAGCGCAAATTTTTAGAATGTAGACATGTGTCTTTGTGGAATA of Salmo trutta chromosome 1, fSalTru1.1, whole genome shotgun sequence contains these proteins:
- the LOC115169272 gene encoding alpha-1,6-mannosyl-glycoprotein 2-beta-N-acetylglucosaminyltransferase isoform X2, translated to MRFRVYKRKVVILTLVVVVCGLAFWTSGKQKKSSGVVVLKEAEGVRRSSSSQVQPQATPEVSRIPNVPPIAPVNETHPKNQPEKHLEKEEVVKPEVDNTTQVYRGIVFQLNFDQTVRHEEKFRAARKKDDLVVVVQVHNRPDYLRLLVESLRKARGVESILLIFSHDFWSPEINQVVASVDFCQVLQIFFPFSIQLYPQEFPGHDPRDCPRDISKIDALKLGCINAEYPDSFGHYREAKFSQTKHHWWWKLHFVWDRVRALKDHRGLVLLIEEDHFLSPDFLHFLKLMSILKRENCPDCDILSLGSYGHISYPSKANKVEVKAWKSTEHNMGMAMSRETYQKLIQCTDAFCTYDDYNWDWSLQHLTVTCLPSYWKVMVSEAPRVFHAGDCGMHHKKSVCMPSSQKSKIDTILQSGSNQLFPKNLLITKRLPANGAGGVAPHVKNGGWGDIRDHELCKSYPRLQ
- the LOC115169272 gene encoding alpha-1,6-mannosyl-glycoprotein 2-beta-N-acetylglucosaminyltransferase isoform X1 is translated as MRFRVYKRKVQYTTSPKSCVVILTLVVVVCGLAFWTSGKQKKSSGVVVLKEAEGVRRSSSSQVQPQATPEVSRIPNVPPIAPVNETHPKNQPEKHLEKEEVVKPEVDNTTQVYRGIVFQLNFDQTVRHEEKFRAARKKDDLVVVVQVHNRPDYLRLLVESLRKARGVESILLIFSHDFWSPEINQVVASVDFCQVLQIFFPFSIQLYPQEFPGHDPRDCPRDISKIDALKLGCINAEYPDSFGHYREAKFSQTKHHWWWKLHFVWDRVRALKDHRGLVLLIEEDHFLSPDFLHFLKLMSILKRENCPDCDILSLGSYGHISYPSKANKVEVKAWKSTEHNMGMAMSRETYQKLIQCTDAFCTYDDYNWDWSLQHLTVTCLPSYWKVMVSEAPRVFHAGDCGMHHKKSVCMPSSQKSKIDTILQSGSNQLFPKNLLITKRLPANGAGGVAPHVKNGGWGDIRDHELCKSYPRLQ